A stretch of the Drosophila sulfurigaster albostrigata strain 15112-1811.04 chromosome 2L, ASM2355843v2, whole genome shotgun sequence genome encodes the following:
- the LOC133850679 gene encoding PHD finger protein 14 isoform X1, which yields MPPFKRVRQPKITTQALLDFDLGESSSDSDFLPDNDDNCSDGSKDESDGDGDSDSDASSSSDSDTNSNSAGGGDDSEDSTLQLRQLLAENTANQKEIEAASNLGTAPTAAAAAAVVNGFNYEALSVAPPKRMCCVCLGERSDDVNEIVECDACGVSVHEGCYGVSDNVSISSTNSTCSTEPWFCEACRAGVSEPDCELCPNKGGIYKETDVGKWVHLICALYVPGVAFGEVEQLSSVTLFEMQYSKWGAKLCSLCDNALFARSGVCIGCDAGMCKTYFHVTCAQVAGYLIEAHHEDDAADPFYAHCKVHSEKEMLKKRRRNYHTLRLNMLQQAKQRAQLQQQLHDTNPSAAQARIQRKLAKIQQKYAQHKQLKPTPWVPTQKMSRLLTSSASACRRLLDKAEFMAVDVQHLEQREAHIQALQDIRKKWHIAPAFSVEFTAYYMDRIVRMAEFKQQQLQLIQHNGQLSQQQDELRAKYDSALEERKLVKNQRDSLAATLRALHNSLSQLCSTLTLPNVELIAHPPAKLATPPQRPISVPTAAALKMGVGFPLSHLATPGCKLDNTRLLSTQQQPAPAFNCGICKRNNDQHLLVKCDTCNLHYHLGCLNPPLTRPPKKSKQYGWQCSECCDKSDVSDAVTEISPGPRKSRTRFNKDGHLVYVERYSLDELPQPKEQQQQKRLLNKSLPIAVVDITEDLTKSPKRIKMQSPSKLNVVPAAAAAGMNQLAVPTAAATAQLSGCDDSIDDSTGKQSSRKGKRKDKHKNKHNLSSDTEKSFTKEHHKRKRKKRAHNEDATADNSNNLGSTIKIIFKTLRLPGEDAPESRSFYVPANAVRSVDEASRPTSVETVEDVLPPMVEQQAVVVVPPPPPIVVVTPPIVAATPPPKVKETKAAVETVATPSPQRKQSPRKASPRKQRVGRPRVSTPKVSVEITCCVCTQTGKSNQVVTCDECQKHYHFACLDPPLKKSPKIRGYSWHCADCDPTDEEALPKK from the exons ATGCCGCCATTTAAACGCGTACGCCaaccaaaaattacaacacaaGCACTGCTCGACTTTGATTTGGGCGAAAGTTCTTCGGACAGTGATTTTCTACCAGACAACGATGACAACTGCTCCGATGGCTCCAAAGACGAAAGCGACGgtgacggcgacagcgacagcgacgcgagcagcagcagcgacagcgatacaaattcaaattcagcCGGCGGCGGCGATGACAGCGAAGATTCAACGCTGCAGCTGCGTCAACTTCTAGCCGAGAACACAGCCAATCAAAAGGAGATTGAAGCAGCTTCTAATCTAGGCACTGCTccaactgcagcagcggcagcagctgttgtcAACGGCTTCAATTATGAGGCACTTTCGGTGGCGCCACCAAAACGCATGTGTTGCGTTTGTTTGGGCGAACGTAGCGATGATGTGAATGAGATTGTTGAGTGCGATGCCTGCGGCGTCTCGGTGCACGAGGGATGCTACGGAGTCAGCGACAACGTGAGCATCTCCAGCACAAATTCCACCTGCTCCACGGAACCTTGGTTCTGTGAAGCGTGTCGTGCTGGCGTCTCGGAACCCGACTGTGAGCTGTGCCCCAACAAAGGTGGCATCTACAAGGAGACCGATGTGGGCAAGTGGGTGCACTTGATATGCGCACTCTACGTACCCGGCGTCGCCTTTGGCGAGGTGGAACAACTGAGCTCCGTGACGCTCTTCGAGATGCAGTACAGCAAATGGGGCGCCAAGCTTTGTTCGCTCTGCGATAATGCACTCTTTGCACGCTCCGGCGTCTGCATTGGCTGTGATGCGGGCATGTGCAAAACGTACTTCCACGTCACCTGCGCTCAAGTTGCTGGTTATTTGATTGAGGCGCATCATGAGGACGATGCTGCGGATCCTTTCTATGCGCACTGCAAAGTACACTCGGAGAAGGAGATGTTGAAGAAGCGACGACGCAACTATCACACCTTGCGTCTCAATATGCTGCAGCAGGCCAAGCAACGtgctcagctgcagcagcagctgcatgaCACGAATCCCAGTGCGGCACAGGCGCGCATACAACGCAAGCTGGCGAAGATTCAACAGAAATACGCGCAGCACAAGCAGCTGAAGCCCACACCTTGGGTGCCCACACAAAAGATGTCCAGACTGTTAACCAGCTCCGCTTCCGCTTGTCGTCGTCTGCTCGACAAGGCCGAGTTCATGGCCGTGGATGTGCAGCATCTGGAGCAACGCGAGGCGCACATACAAGCGCTGCAGGACATACGCAAAAAGTGGCACATTGCGCCAGCGTTTAGTGTGGAGTTCACTGCCTACTACATGGATCGCATTGTGCGCATGGCGGAgtttaagcagcagcagctgcagctcatCCAACACAATGGCCAGTTGAGTCAACAGCAAGACGAACTGCGTGCCAAGTACGACAGCGCGCTGGAGGAGCGCAAATTGGTGAAGAACCAGAGGGATTCACTGGCTGCCACCTTGAGAGCATTACACAACTCTTTGTCACAACTATGTTCCACTTTAACGCTGCCGAATGTAGAGCTAATTGCTCACCCACCTGCCAAGCTGGCCACGCCTCCACAACGTCCCATTTCAGTGCCCACAGCGGCTGCCTTGAAAATGGGCGTCGGTTTTCCGCTTTCACATCTTGCCACACCAGGTTGCAAGCTGGACAACACGCGTCTGCTGAGCACACAGCAGCAACCTGCGCCCGCTTTCAACTGTGGCATCTGCAAGCGCAACAACGATCAACATTTGCTGGTCAAGTGCGACACTTGCAATCTACACTATCATTTGGGATGTCTGAATCCACCGCTGACGCGACCGCCCAAGAAATCCAAGCAGTATGGTTGGCAGTGCTCCGAGTGCTGTGACAAGTCGGATGTCTCGGATGCCGTCACAGAAATCTCACCAGGTCCGCGTAAATCACGCACGCGCTTCAACAAAGACGGGCACTTGGTCTATGTGGAGCGCTATTCGCTGGACGAGCTGCCGCAGCccaaggagcagcagcaacagaagcggCTGCTCAACAAATCGCTGCCCATTGCGGTGGTGGATATCACGGAGGATTTGACCAAGTCACCCAAGCGTATCAAGATGCAATCGCCAAGCAAGCTCAATG tagttcctgctgctgctgcagctggcatGAATCAGCTGGCGgtgccaacagcagctgccacagctcAGTTATCAGGCTGCGATGACTCCATAGATGACTCGACTGGAAAGCAATCGTCACGCAAAGGCAAACGCAAGGATAAGCATAAAAACAAGCATAATCTTTCATCAGATACGGAAAAGTCCTTTACCAAGGAGCATCACAAGCGTAAGCGCAAGAAGCGCGCACATAACGAAGACGCCACAGCGGACAATTCCAATAATTTGGGAAGCACCATTAAGATTATCTTCAAAACGCTGCGTTTGCCAGGCGAAGATGCGCCCGAATCGCGTAGCTTTTATGTGCCCGCCAATGCAGTGCGCTCCGTGGACGAGGCATCGCGCCCCACCTCCGTGGAGACTGTGGAGGATGTGCTGCCGCCAATGGTCGAGCAAcaagctgttgttgtagtcccgccaccgccgccaatTGTGGTCGTAACTCCTCCAATTGTAGCTGCCACCCCGCCACCAAAGGTCAAGGAAACTAAGGCAGCAGTTGAGACTGTGGCGACGCCTTCGCCCCAGCGCAAGCAGAGTCCACGCAAGGCGAGTCCACGCAAACAGCGGGTGGGACGACCGCGTGTCTCCACGCCCAAGGTGAGCGTGGAGATTACCTGCTGCGTCTGCACTCAGACAGGCAAATCCAATCAGGTTGTGACGTGCGATGAGTGCCAGAAGCATTATCACTTTGCCTGCCTCGATCCGCCGCTGAAGAAGTCGCCCAAAATACGCGGCTACTCGTGGCACTGCGCAGACTGCGATCCCACGGACGAGGAGGCATTGCCCAAGAAGTAG
- the LOC133850679 gene encoding PHD finger protein 14 isoform X2, with protein sequence MPPFKRVRQPKITTQALLDFDLGESSSDSDFLPDNDDNCSDGSKDESDGDGDSDSDASSSSDSDTNSNSAGGGDDSEDSTLQLRQLLAENTANQKEIEAASNLGTAPTAAAAAAVVNGFNYEALSVAPPKRMCCVCLGERSDDVNEIVECDACGVSVHEGCYGVSDNVSISSTNSTCSTEPWFCEACRAGVSEPDCELCPNKGGIYKETDVGKWVHLICALYVPGVAFGEVEQLSSVTLFEMQYSKWGAKLCSLCDNALFARSGVCIGCDAGMCKTYFHVTCAQVAGYLIEAHHEDDAADPFYAHCKVHSEKEMLKKRRRNYHTLRLNMLQQAKQRAQLQQQLHDTNPSAAQARIQRKLAKIQQKYAQHKQLKPTPWVPTQKMSRLLTSSASACRRLLDKAEFMAVDVQHLEQREAHIQALQDIRKKWHIAPAFSVEFTAYYMDRIVRMAEFKQQQLQLIQHNGQLSQQQDELRAKYDSALEERKLVKNQRDSLAATLRALHNSLSQLCSTLTLPNVELIAHPPAKLATPPQRPISVPTAAALKMGVGFPLSHLATPGCKLDNTRLLSTQQQPAPAFNCGICKRNNDQHLLVKCDTCNLHYHLGCLNPPLTRPPKKSKQYGWQCSECCDKSDVSDAVTEISPGPRKSRTRFNKDGHLVYVERYSLDELPQPKEQQQQKRLLNKSLPIAVVDITEDLTKSPKRIKMQSPSKLNVPAAAAAGMNQLAVPTAAATAQLSGCDDSIDDSTGKQSSRKGKRKDKHKNKHNLSSDTEKSFTKEHHKRKRKKRAHNEDATADNSNNLGSTIKIIFKTLRLPGEDAPESRSFYVPANAVRSVDEASRPTSVETVEDVLPPMVEQQAVVVVPPPPPIVVVTPPIVAATPPPKVKETKAAVETVATPSPQRKQSPRKASPRKQRVGRPRVSTPKVSVEITCCVCTQTGKSNQVVTCDECQKHYHFACLDPPLKKSPKIRGYSWHCADCDPTDEEALPKK encoded by the exons ATGCCGCCATTTAAACGCGTACGCCaaccaaaaattacaacacaaGCACTGCTCGACTTTGATTTGGGCGAAAGTTCTTCGGACAGTGATTTTCTACCAGACAACGATGACAACTGCTCCGATGGCTCCAAAGACGAAAGCGACGgtgacggcgacagcgacagcgacgcgagcagcagcagcgacagcgatacaaattcaaattcagcCGGCGGCGGCGATGACAGCGAAGATTCAACGCTGCAGCTGCGTCAACTTCTAGCCGAGAACACAGCCAATCAAAAGGAGATTGAAGCAGCTTCTAATCTAGGCACTGCTccaactgcagcagcggcagcagctgttgtcAACGGCTTCAATTATGAGGCACTTTCGGTGGCGCCACCAAAACGCATGTGTTGCGTTTGTTTGGGCGAACGTAGCGATGATGTGAATGAGATTGTTGAGTGCGATGCCTGCGGCGTCTCGGTGCACGAGGGATGCTACGGAGTCAGCGACAACGTGAGCATCTCCAGCACAAATTCCACCTGCTCCACGGAACCTTGGTTCTGTGAAGCGTGTCGTGCTGGCGTCTCGGAACCCGACTGTGAGCTGTGCCCCAACAAAGGTGGCATCTACAAGGAGACCGATGTGGGCAAGTGGGTGCACTTGATATGCGCACTCTACGTACCCGGCGTCGCCTTTGGCGAGGTGGAACAACTGAGCTCCGTGACGCTCTTCGAGATGCAGTACAGCAAATGGGGCGCCAAGCTTTGTTCGCTCTGCGATAATGCACTCTTTGCACGCTCCGGCGTCTGCATTGGCTGTGATGCGGGCATGTGCAAAACGTACTTCCACGTCACCTGCGCTCAAGTTGCTGGTTATTTGATTGAGGCGCATCATGAGGACGATGCTGCGGATCCTTTCTATGCGCACTGCAAAGTACACTCGGAGAAGGAGATGTTGAAGAAGCGACGACGCAACTATCACACCTTGCGTCTCAATATGCTGCAGCAGGCCAAGCAACGtgctcagctgcagcagcagctgcatgaCACGAATCCCAGTGCGGCACAGGCGCGCATACAACGCAAGCTGGCGAAGATTCAACAGAAATACGCGCAGCACAAGCAGCTGAAGCCCACACCTTGGGTGCCCACACAAAAGATGTCCAGACTGTTAACCAGCTCCGCTTCCGCTTGTCGTCGTCTGCTCGACAAGGCCGAGTTCATGGCCGTGGATGTGCAGCATCTGGAGCAACGCGAGGCGCACATACAAGCGCTGCAGGACATACGCAAAAAGTGGCACATTGCGCCAGCGTTTAGTGTGGAGTTCACTGCCTACTACATGGATCGCATTGTGCGCATGGCGGAgtttaagcagcagcagctgcagctcatCCAACACAATGGCCAGTTGAGTCAACAGCAAGACGAACTGCGTGCCAAGTACGACAGCGCGCTGGAGGAGCGCAAATTGGTGAAGAACCAGAGGGATTCACTGGCTGCCACCTTGAGAGCATTACACAACTCTTTGTCACAACTATGTTCCACTTTAACGCTGCCGAATGTAGAGCTAATTGCTCACCCACCTGCCAAGCTGGCCACGCCTCCACAACGTCCCATTTCAGTGCCCACAGCGGCTGCCTTGAAAATGGGCGTCGGTTTTCCGCTTTCACATCTTGCCACACCAGGTTGCAAGCTGGACAACACGCGTCTGCTGAGCACACAGCAGCAACCTGCGCCCGCTTTCAACTGTGGCATCTGCAAGCGCAACAACGATCAACATTTGCTGGTCAAGTGCGACACTTGCAATCTACACTATCATTTGGGATGTCTGAATCCACCGCTGACGCGACCGCCCAAGAAATCCAAGCAGTATGGTTGGCAGTGCTCCGAGTGCTGTGACAAGTCGGATGTCTCGGATGCCGTCACAGAAATCTCACCAGGTCCGCGTAAATCACGCACGCGCTTCAACAAAGACGGGCACTTGGTCTATGTGGAGCGCTATTCGCTGGACGAGCTGCCGCAGCccaaggagcagcagcaacagaagcggCTGCTCAACAAATCGCTGCCCATTGCGGTGGTGGATATCACGGAGGATTTGACCAAGTCACCCAAGCGTATCAAGATGCAATCGCCAAGCAAGCTCAATG ttcctgctgctgctgcagctggcatGAATCAGCTGGCGgtgccaacagcagctgccacagctcAGTTATCAGGCTGCGATGACTCCATAGATGACTCGACTGGAAAGCAATCGTCACGCAAAGGCAAACGCAAGGATAAGCATAAAAACAAGCATAATCTTTCATCAGATACGGAAAAGTCCTTTACCAAGGAGCATCACAAGCGTAAGCGCAAGAAGCGCGCACATAACGAAGACGCCACAGCGGACAATTCCAATAATTTGGGAAGCACCATTAAGATTATCTTCAAAACGCTGCGTTTGCCAGGCGAAGATGCGCCCGAATCGCGTAGCTTTTATGTGCCCGCCAATGCAGTGCGCTCCGTGGACGAGGCATCGCGCCCCACCTCCGTGGAGACTGTGGAGGATGTGCTGCCGCCAATGGTCGAGCAAcaagctgttgttgtagtcccgccaccgccgccaatTGTGGTCGTAACTCCTCCAATTGTAGCTGCCACCCCGCCACCAAAGGTCAAGGAAACTAAGGCAGCAGTTGAGACTGTGGCGACGCCTTCGCCCCAGCGCAAGCAGAGTCCACGCAAGGCGAGTCCACGCAAACAGCGGGTGGGACGACCGCGTGTCTCCACGCCCAAGGTGAGCGTGGAGATTACCTGCTGCGTCTGCACTCAGACAGGCAAATCCAATCAGGTTGTGACGTGCGATGAGTGCCAGAAGCATTATCACTTTGCCTGCCTCGATCCGCCGCTGAAGAAGTCGCCCAAAATACGCGGCTACTCGTGGCACTGCGCAGACTGCGATCCCACGGACGAGGAGGCATTGCCCAAGAAGTAG
- the LOC133850683 gene encoding tRNA selenocysteine 1-associated protein 1 translates to MTSVHCQLWMGSLDTYMTENFIIAAFRKMGEDPTTVRLMRNKYTGEPAGYCFVNFISDDHALDAMHKLNGKPIPGTNPIVRFRLNSASNSYKLPGNEREFSVWVGDLSSDVDDYSLYKVFSSKYTSIKTAKVILDSLGFSKGYGFVRFGIEDEQKSALYDMNGYVGLGTKPIKICNAVPKPKAELHAALGSTGTSNTNYGYGGSSTTSTTATSAGTDYSQYYDPTSTYWQGYSAWQGYYEQQGAGAPSITDAAAYYQQAMSQSHSNPQTLAQHAEAWSAQRSAQYEQQQQTASAGTAAAADDDYGLEEHKFVLDVEKLNRETIDADRHLYDALESSKWLPIEQLEVF, encoded by the exons GACATCTGTACATTGTCAGCTATGGATGGGTAGC TTGGATACGTATATGAcggaaaatttcataattgcCGCATTTCGCAAAATGGGCGAAGATCCGACCACAGTGCGTCTGATGCGTAACAAATACACGGGCGAGCCAGCTGGCTACTGTTTCGTCAACTTCATATCCGACGATCATGCGCTGGATGCCATGCACAAGTTAAATGGCAAACCAATTCCCGGCACAAATCCCATTGTTCGTTTTCGTCTCAATTCGGCGAGCAATTCATACAAATTGCCTGGCAATGAACGGGAATTTAGCGTCTGGGTTGGTGATCTCAGCTCTGATGTGGATGATTATTCGCTATACAAGGTCTTCTCCAGCAAATACACATCGATTAAGACGGCCAAAGTTATTTTGGATAGTTTGGGTTTTTCCAAGGGTTACGGCTTTGTGCGCTTTGGCATTGAGGACGAGCAAAAGTCGGCGCTGTATGATATGAATGGTTATGTTGGGCTCGGCACCAAGCCTATTAAGATCTGCAATGCTGTGCCCAAGCCCAAGGCTGAACTCCATGCTGCTTTGGGCAGCACGGGAACTAGCAACACCAACTATGGTTACGGTGGCTCCTCCACAACGTCAACGACTGCTACGAGCGCTGGCACCGATTATTCACAATACTACGATCCAACGAGCACGTACTGGCAAGGTTATAGTGCCTGGCAAGGCTACTACGAGCAGCAGGGTGCAGGTGCTCCTTCGATCACCGATGCTGCTGCCTATTATCAACAGGCTATGTCCCAGTCCCATTCGAACCCACAAACTCTTGCTCAACATGCTGAAGCTTGGAGCGCCCAGCGTAGTGCTCAAtatgagcagcaacagcaaactgcATCAGCCggcacagctgcagctgccgatGATGACTATGGACTGGAAGAGCACAAGTTTGTTCTGGATGTGGAGAAGTTGAATCGCGAAACCATTGATGCGGATCGGCATTTATATGATGCTCTGGAGAGCTCAAAATGGCTGCCCATTGAACAACTAGAAGTGTTTTAA